Proteins encoded together in one Mycolicibacter minnesotensis window:
- the hemQ gene encoding hydrogen peroxide-dependent heme synthase, giving the protein MAHLDYDKLNSTLRYVMFSVFSVRPGVLDEGTDSREVIADQVVTYLKQQEERGVVVRGVYDVAGLRADADFMIWTHAERIEDLQATYAGFRRTALGRACEPVWSNVALHRPAEFNRSHVPAFIAGEPAGAYVCVYPFVRSLEWYVLPEEDRRRMLAEHGMAAREYKDVRANTVPAFALGDYEWILAFEAPELDRIVDLMRDLRNTEARLHAREETPFFTGPRVEVEQLVASLP; this is encoded by the coding sequence ATGGCGCACCTCGATTACGACAAGCTGAATTCCACCCTCCGCTACGTGATGTTCTCGGTGTTCTCGGTTCGTCCCGGAGTCCTCGATGAGGGGACCGATAGCCGCGAGGTGATCGCGGACCAGGTTGTCACCTACCTCAAGCAGCAGGAGGAGCGCGGCGTCGTGGTCCGCGGGGTGTACGACGTGGCAGGCCTGCGAGCCGATGCCGACTTCATGATCTGGACCCACGCCGAGCGCATCGAGGATCTGCAGGCCACCTATGCCGGGTTCCGTCGTACCGCGCTGGGCCGGGCCTGCGAGCCGGTGTGGAGCAACGTGGCGTTGCACCGGCCGGCCGAGTTCAATCGGAGTCACGTCCCGGCGTTCATCGCCGGTGAGCCGGCAGGCGCCTACGTCTGTGTCTACCCCTTCGTGCGATCGCTGGAGTGGTACGTCCTGCCCGAAGAGGACCGCCGCCGGATGCTGGCCGAGCACGGGATGGCCGCACGGGAGTACAAGGACGTCCGGGCCAACACCGTGCCTGCGTTCGCGCTCGGTGACTACGAGTGGATCCTGGCGTTCGAGGCTCCCGAACTCGATCGGATCGTCGACCTGATGCGCGACCTGCGCAATACCGAAGCCCGTCTGCACGCCCGCGAGGAGACACCGTTCTTCACCGGTCCCCGGGTCGAGGTCGAACAGCTGGTGGCGTCGCTGCCCTAA
- a CDS encoding protoporphyrinogen oxidase, producing MVTTSYCVVGGGISGLAAAHRLRATLGDSADITVFDPADRLGGLLRTETLGGMSVDVGAEAFIARRPEVPALLAELGLAERQRSTTGVRPLLYSRRVLHPLPPNTLSGIPSSPESMTGLVDAPTLARIAGEPTRPFSFEPGSDPTLGALVADRFGEQVVACSVDPLIGGVYAGSAATVGLRSAVPGLATLLDQGAASLTDAVRRALPTTTGQPVFGAITGGYQVLVNALVRSARLRWVQSAVTQIDPLGDSWLLRDAGGGHHRADRVVVAVPAPALARLATGFAPRAAAAASRIGSASSVVVAMAVPAGAAFPANSGVLVATGERLYTKAITLTSRKWGDRGYGGRVEVLRLSFGRFGDSRTSASDAELVGWSVRDLEAVFGVTVDPIDVRVQRWPAAMPQYRSGHAGLVGGLRAALPATIAVAGNYLDGIGVPACIAAADRAVAAVISATPAP from the coding sequence ATTGTGACCACGTCGTACTGCGTTGTCGGGGGCGGCATCTCCGGTCTTGCCGCCGCCCACCGACTGCGTGCGACACTCGGCGACTCCGCCGACATCACGGTCTTCGATCCGGCGGACCGACTCGGCGGGCTTTTGCGCACCGAGACCCTCGGCGGCATGAGCGTGGACGTGGGCGCCGAGGCGTTCATCGCTCGCCGACCCGAGGTGCCCGCCCTACTGGCTGAGCTGGGGCTGGCCGAACGCCAACGCAGTACCACCGGGGTGCGGCCACTGCTGTACAGCCGTCGGGTGCTGCACCCGTTACCGCCCAACACCCTCAGCGGGATTCCGTCGTCGCCGGAATCCATGACCGGGCTGGTCGATGCCCCGACCCTTGCGCGGATCGCCGGCGAACCCACTCGCCCGTTCTCATTCGAACCGGGTAGTGATCCGACGCTGGGCGCATTGGTGGCCGACCGGTTCGGTGAACAGGTGGTCGCCTGCTCGGTGGATCCTCTGATCGGCGGGGTGTACGCGGGATCGGCAGCGACGGTCGGATTGCGGTCGGCGGTCCCGGGACTGGCCACCCTGCTCGATCAAGGAGCCGCCAGCCTGACCGACGCGGTGCGGCGGGCATTGCCCACCACGACCGGTCAGCCGGTGTTCGGCGCCATCACCGGCGGGTATCAGGTGTTGGTCAACGCGCTGGTGCGCAGTGCCAGGCTGCGCTGGGTGCAGTCGGCGGTGACTCAGATCGATCCGCTCGGTGACAGCTGGCTGCTCCGGGACGCCGGTGGCGGCCACCACCGCGCCGACCGGGTGGTGGTGGCGGTACCCGCCCCCGCACTGGCCCGGCTCGCAACCGGGTTCGCGCCGCGTGCCGCGGCGGCGGCCAGCCGGATCGGTAGCGCGTCGTCGGTGGTGGTGGCGATGGCCGTGCCGGCTGGCGCAGCGTTCCCGGCCAACTCCGGGGTTCTGGTGGCCACCGGGGAACGGCTGTACACCAAGGCGATCACCCTGACGTCGCGTAAGTGGGGCGATCGGGGTTACGGCGGCCGGGTGGAGGTGTTGCGGTTGTCGTTCGGCCGGTTCGGAGACTCGCGCACCAGCGCCTCCGACGCCGAGCTGGTGGGGTGGTCGGTACGCGACCTGGAGGCTGTGTTCGGGGTCACGGTGGACCCGATCGATGTGCGGGTGCAGCGCTGGCCTGCGGCAATGCCGCAGTATCGGTCCGGCCATGCGGGGCTGGTCGGCGGGTTGCGCGCCGCGCTGCCGGCGACCATCGCGGTCGCCGGCAACTATCTCGACGGCATCGGTGTGCCGGCCTGTATCGCCGCGGCCGATCGGGCCGTTGCGGCGGTGATCAGCGCCACCCCGGCGCCGTAG
- a CDS encoding DUF3000 domain-containing protein, whose amino-acid sequence MHAATVRSEIELGPIRPPQRLAPYSYALGAEVKHPETEVIPEDSDGDAFGRLILLYDPDGTDAWDGTMRMVAFIQADLDSHEAIDPLLPEVAWSWLVEALGARTAHVTALGGTVTATTSVRYGDISGPPRGHQLELRASWTATTPDLGSHVQAFCEVLEHAAGLPPVGITDLSSRTRV is encoded by the coding sequence ATGCACGCCGCGACCGTGCGCTCCGAGATCGAATTGGGCCCGATCCGTCCGCCGCAGCGCCTGGCGCCCTACAGCTACGCGCTCGGCGCCGAAGTCAAGCATCCCGAGACCGAGGTCATTCCGGAGGATTCCGACGGCGACGCCTTCGGAAGGCTGATCCTGCTGTACGACCCCGACGGCACCGATGCCTGGGACGGCACCATGCGCATGGTGGCCTTCATACAGGCCGACCTGGATTCGCACGAGGCGATCGACCCGCTGCTGCCCGAGGTCGCCTGGAGTTGGCTGGTCGAGGCGCTCGGTGCCCGTACCGCGCATGTCACCGCGCTGGGCGGAACCGTCACCGCCACGACCTCGGTGCGCTACGGCGACATCTCCGGCCCGCCGCGGGGACACCAGTTGGAGCTTCGCGCATCGTGGACCGCGACCACGCCGGACTTGGGCAGCCATGTCCAGGCGTTCTGCGAAGTCCTCGAACACGCCGCGGGCCTCCCGCCGGTCGGGATCACCGACCTGAGCTCGCGAACCCGCGTCTGA
- a CDS encoding ribonuclease D has translation MSEQNTEPATEEPAPTPLSHPADGVPEVSVTRSQIGAAADLLAGGHGPFAVDAERASGFRYSNRAYLIQIRRTGAGTVLIDPVGAGEDPAALLRPVAEVLDDDEWILHAADQDLACLAEVGMWPKALYDTELAGRLAGYERVNLAAMVQRLLGLGLDKGHGAADWSKRPLPADWLNYAALDVEVLIELRHAIADVLAGQGKTDWAAQEFNHLRVTDYATTTRRDRWRRTSGIHKVRDQRGLAAVRELWTVRDQIAARRDIAPGRILPDSAIIAAAVANPTTAEELLALPVFGGPRQRRSAATWLAALAAARDNPEPPEAAESSSGPPPPSRWARRKPEAAARLEAARAALGVVSERVQVPTENLIIPDLVRRLCWDWKPPKSDTTVVIEEFLAAGGARPWQRELTVPVLAQALGSA, from the coding sequence ATGTCCGAGCAGAACACCGAACCGGCCACCGAAGAGCCCGCGCCGACACCGCTGTCGCATCCCGCCGACGGAGTGCCGGAGGTGTCGGTCACCCGCTCGCAGATCGGCGCCGCCGCAGACCTACTGGCCGGGGGCCACGGCCCGTTCGCGGTAGACGCCGAGCGGGCTTCGGGCTTCCGCTACTCCAATCGGGCTTACCTGATCCAGATCCGGCGCACGGGCGCCGGGACCGTGCTGATCGATCCGGTGGGCGCGGGCGAGGACCCGGCGGCTCTGCTACGCCCGGTGGCCGAGGTCCTCGACGACGACGAGTGGATCCTGCACGCTGCCGACCAAGACCTGGCCTGCCTGGCCGAGGTCGGTATGTGGCCCAAGGCGCTCTATGACACCGAACTTGCCGGGCGACTGGCCGGCTACGAGCGGGTCAACCTGGCCGCGATGGTGCAACGACTGTTGGGGCTGGGTCTGGACAAAGGCCACGGGGCCGCCGACTGGTCGAAGCGGCCGCTGCCCGCCGACTGGCTGAACTATGCGGCACTGGACGTCGAAGTGCTCATCGAACTCCGTCACGCGATCGCCGATGTTCTGGCTGGGCAGGGCAAAACTGATTGGGCAGCACAGGAATTCAACCACCTTCGGGTCACCGACTACGCCACGACCACGCGCCGGGACCGCTGGCGACGCACATCGGGCATCCACAAGGTGCGTGATCAGCGTGGCCTGGCAGCAGTTCGAGAGCTGTGGACGGTTCGTGACCAGATCGCGGCGCGACGTGACATCGCGCCCGGACGCATCCTGCCCGACTCGGCGATCATCGCCGCGGCCGTGGCCAACCCCACCACCGCAGAAGAGTTGCTCGCACTGCCGGTCTTCGGCGGACCCAGACAACGTCGCAGCGCGGCCACCTGGCTGGCGGCACTGGCCGCGGCCCGCGATAACCCCGAGCCGCCCGAAGCAGCAGAATCGAGCAGCGGCCCCCCGCCCCCGTCGCGATGGGCACGGCGCAAACCCGAGGCGGCGGCCCGGTTGGAGGCGGCTCGCGCCGCACTGGGTGTGGTGTCTGAGCGGGTGCAGGTACCGACGGAGAATCTGATCATCCCCGACCTGGTGCGCAGGTTGTGCTGGGACTGGAAACCGCCGAAGTCGGACACCACGGTGGTGATCGAGGAGTTCTTGGCCGCCGGCGGAGCGCGGCCATGGCAACGCGAGCTGACCGTGCCGGTGCTGGCACAGGCCCTCGGCAGCGCCTAG
- the msrB gene encoding peptide-methionine (R)-S-oxide reductase MsrB yields the protein MTSPKVSLTDDEWRAKLTPQEFAVLRRAGTEPPNTGEYTDTTTEGVYECRACGAELFRSTEKFHSHCGWPSFFDPADSDAVILRSDNSLGMARTEVLCASCHSHLGHVFTGEGYPTPTDQRYCINSICLRLVPPS from the coding sequence ATGACGTCTCCCAAGGTGTCCCTCACCGACGACGAGTGGCGCGCGAAGCTGACCCCCCAAGAGTTCGCGGTGCTGCGCCGCGCCGGTACCGAACCGCCCAACACCGGCGAATACACCGATACGACCACCGAGGGTGTGTACGAGTGCCGAGCGTGCGGCGCCGAATTGTTCCGCAGCACCGAGAAGTTCCACTCGCACTGCGGCTGGCCGTCGTTCTTCGACCCGGCCGACTCCGACGCGGTGATCCTGCGCTCGGACAACTCGCTGGGTATGGCACGCACCGAGGTGCTGTGCGCGTCCTGCCACAGCCATCTCGGGCACGTGTTCACCGGCGAGGGCTACCCCACCCCGACCGATCAGCGCTACTGCATCAACAGCATTTGTCTGCGACTGGTGCCACCGTCCTGA
- the dxs gene encoding 1-deoxy-D-xylulose-5-phosphate synthase — protein sequence MLQGIRGPADLQHLSQAQLTDLAAEIREFLIHKVAATGGHLGPNLGVVELTLALHRVFDSPHDPIIFDTGHQAYVHKMLTGRAPEFDTLRKKGGLSGYPSRAESEHDWVESSHASAALSYADGLAKAFELTGHRNRHVVAVVGDGALTGGMCWEALNNIASGHRPVVIVVNDNGRSYAPTIGGFADHLAALRLQPAYERLLEKGRAAVRGVPVVGEIGYQVIHSFKAGLKDALAPQALFTDLGLKYLGPIDGHDEAAVESALRRARGFGGPVIVHVVTRKGKGYAPAENDEAEQMHACGVIDPLTGYATETSGRGWTAVFSDALIEYGIKRRDVVAITAAMPGPTGLAAFGQRFPDRMFDVGIAEQHALTSAAGLAMGGLHPVVAIYSTFLNRAFDQLVMDVALHKLPVTLVLDRSGITGPDGASHNGMWDLSVLGIVPGIRVAAPRDGVRLREELGEALDVGDGPTALRFPKGEVGEDIPALERRSGVDVLAVPADGLPQDVLLVAVGAFAPMALAVADRLHNQGIGVTVIDPRWVLPVPEVLVEMAATHKLVVTCEDNGVAGGIGSAVSAALRRAEVDLPCRDVGLPQRFYDHASRGELLAEIGLTAQDVARQITGWVAAMAASPCVDEVSERLD from the coding sequence ATGCTTCAAGGGATCCGCGGCCCCGCCGATCTGCAGCACCTCTCGCAGGCACAGCTGACCGATCTTGCGGCGGAGATCCGCGAGTTCCTCATCCACAAAGTCGCCGCGACCGGTGGGCATTTGGGGCCCAATCTGGGTGTGGTGGAGCTGACGCTGGCGCTGCACCGGGTGTTCGACTCGCCCCATGACCCGATCATCTTCGACACCGGGCATCAGGCCTATGTACACAAGATGCTGACGGGGCGCGCCCCCGAATTCGACACCCTGCGCAAGAAGGGCGGTCTGTCGGGTTATCCGTCACGTGCCGAGAGCGAGCACGACTGGGTGGAGTCCAGCCACGCGAGTGCGGCGCTGTCCTACGCCGACGGGCTGGCCAAAGCCTTCGAGCTGACTGGGCACCGCAACCGGCATGTGGTGGCAGTGGTCGGCGACGGCGCCCTGACCGGCGGCATGTGCTGGGAGGCTTTGAACAACATTGCCTCAGGCCACCGGCCCGTGGTGATCGTGGTCAACGACAACGGCCGCAGCTACGCGCCGACCATCGGCGGTTTCGCCGACCATCTGGCCGCGCTGCGGCTGCAGCCCGCCTACGAGAGGCTGCTGGAGAAGGGCCGCGCCGCGGTGCGGGGAGTGCCGGTCGTCGGCGAAATCGGCTACCAGGTGATCCACAGTTTCAAGGCTGGCCTCAAAGATGCCTTGGCGCCGCAGGCGCTCTTCACCGACCTGGGCTTGAAGTACCTCGGCCCGATCGACGGTCATGACGAAGCCGCGGTGGAATCCGCGCTGCGTCGCGCGCGGGGCTTCGGCGGCCCGGTGATCGTGCACGTGGTCACCCGCAAGGGCAAGGGCTACGCCCCGGCCGAGAATGACGAGGCCGAGCAGATGCATGCGTGCGGTGTGATCGACCCGCTGACCGGCTACGCCACCGAAACCTCCGGCCGCGGCTGGACCGCGGTGTTCTCCGATGCGCTCATCGAATACGGCATCAAACGCCGGGATGTCGTCGCGATCACCGCCGCGATGCCCGGCCCCACCGGCCTGGCGGCATTCGGGCAGCGTTTTCCGGATCGAATGTTCGACGTGGGGATAGCCGAGCAGCACGCGCTCACCTCGGCTGCCGGGTTGGCCATGGGCGGCCTGCACCCCGTGGTGGCTATCTACTCGACGTTCCTCAACCGTGCCTTCGACCAACTCGTGATGGACGTCGCGCTGCACAAGCTGCCGGTCACGCTGGTATTGGACCGGTCCGGGATCACCGGACCCGACGGCGCCAGTCACAACGGCATGTGGGATCTGTCGGTCCTGGGGATCGTGCCCGGTATCCGGGTGGCCGCGCCCCGCGACGGCGTACGGCTGCGTGAAGAGCTCGGCGAAGCACTGGACGTCGGCGACGGGCCTACCGCACTGCGTTTCCCGAAAGGGGAGGTGGGCGAAGACATTCCCGCCCTCGAACGGCGGTCTGGGGTGGACGTGCTCGCGGTCCCGGCAGATGGCCTGCCGCAAGACGTTCTGCTGGTGGCGGTCGGGGCGTTCGCGCCCATGGCGCTGGCGGTGGCCGACCGGCTGCACAACCAGGGCATCGGGGTGACGGTGATCGACCCGCGCTGGGTGTTGCCGGTGCCGGAGGTGCTCGTTGAGATGGCCGCCACGCACAAACTGGTCGTCACCTGCGAGGACAACGGTGTCGCCGGGGGTATCGGCTCGGCGGTCTCGGCGGCGCTGCGGCGCGCCGAGGTAGACCTGCCCTGTCGCGATGTCGGCCTGCCGCAACGTTTCTACGACCACGCCTCACGTGGTGAATTGCTGGCCGAGATCGGCCTGACCGCACAGGATGTGGCCCGCCAGATCACCGGCTGGGTCGCGGCGATGGCCGCCTCCCCGTGTGTCGACGAGGTCAGCGAGCGGCTCGACTAG
- a CDS encoding alpha/beta hydrolase, whose translation MTSSSRLARIAAVTVAAAVLTGSASLLAGCAPGLAADPRFATNSGAGAQGQPESTPDHAGPPPVEVPKNDLPWHDCTARVFGDAALPATPGVRLDCASYDADIDPLGGGSSAISIGVVRARSVQTPADAGPVVFTTGWDLPSSLQLPIWLSRAGADVLTSHPIVAVDRRGLGMSSPVDCRDRSQRDTMWNQAQFSPGDDPVASLATVTMEATTDCTDSISPGESSYDNTHAATDLERLRSIWDIPALSLVGIGNGAQLALAYAASHPGKVARLALDSPIPLGAAAESAAEERVKGQEAAFEEFAAQCLAVSCALGPDPKAAIDALLGAARAGHGPGGASVAAVTNAIVTALGYPTGDRVNSTNELAKALASANSGDANLLNNLINRAQGTTGSDGRFINFCADALNRPTPDRIRELVVAWGKEYPQFGAVGALDMAQCLSWPSSSTPEPPKELTIDVLLLGVQNDPIVGEEGVAATAAAVINAGATSKRVMWQGIGHGAAVYSSCALPPLIGYLDSGKLPETDVYCPA comes from the coding sequence ATGACCAGCTCTTCGAGGCTCGCCCGGATCGCGGCAGTGACGGTAGCCGCCGCCGTACTGACCGGCTCCGCGTCCCTGCTGGCCGGTTGCGCACCCGGGCTGGCCGCCGACCCGCGTTTCGCGACCAACTCCGGGGCCGGGGCCCAGGGTCAACCCGAATCCACCCCGGATCACGCGGGGCCACCCCCGGTCGAGGTACCCAAGAACGACCTGCCCTGGCACGACTGCACGGCTCGGGTGTTCGGCGACGCCGCGCTGCCTGCCACACCCGGTGTACGGCTGGACTGCGCCAGCTACGACGCCGACATCGACCCGCTGGGCGGTGGCTCCAGCGCGATCAGCATCGGGGTGGTACGCGCCCGGTCGGTGCAGACCCCGGCAGATGCGGGCCCCGTGGTGTTCACCACCGGCTGGGACCTGCCGTCGTCGCTGCAGCTACCGATCTGGCTGTCGCGTGCCGGAGCGGACGTACTCACCAGCCACCCGATCGTCGCGGTGGACCGTCGTGGCCTCGGGATGTCCAGCCCGGTGGACTGCCGAGACCGCAGCCAGCGCGACACGATGTGGAATCAGGCGCAGTTCTCCCCCGGCGACGACCCGGTAGCCAGCCTGGCCACCGTCACGATGGAGGCCACCACCGACTGCACCGACTCGATCTCGCCCGGCGAGTCCTCCTACGACAACACCCACGCCGCCACCGACCTCGAACGCCTGCGCAGCATCTGGGATATCCCGGCCCTGTCGCTGGTCGGCATCGGCAACGGCGCCCAGCTCGCGCTGGCGTACGCCGCGTCGCACCCGGGGAAGGTGGCCCGGCTGGCACTGGACTCCCCCATCCCCTTGGGTGCGGCCGCCGAATCCGCTGCCGAGGAGCGGGTCAAGGGCCAAGAGGCTGCCTTCGAAGAGTTCGCCGCCCAGTGCCTCGCGGTGAGCTGCGCACTGGGCCCCGACCCCAAAGCCGCGATCGATGCGCTGCTGGGCGCGGCACGCGCTGGGCACGGCCCCGGCGGCGCATCAGTCGCCGCGGTCACCAACGCGATCGTTACGGCCCTGGGCTATCCCACCGGCGACCGTGTGAACAGCACCAACGAATTGGCCAAGGCGCTGGCCTCGGCCAATTCCGGCGATGCCAACCTGCTCAACAATCTGATCAACCGGGCCCAAGGCACCACCGGAAGCGACGGCCGGTTCATCAATTTCTGCGCCGACGCCCTCAACCGCCCCACCCCGGACCGAATCCGGGAACTGGTGGTCGCCTGGGGCAAGGAGTACCCCCAATTCGGTGCCGTCGGCGCCCTAGACATGGCGCAATGTCTGAGCTGGCCCAGCAGCAGCACCCCCGAACCGCCCAAGGAACTCACGATCGACGTCCTGCTGCTCGGGGTACAAAACGACCCGATCGTCGGTGAAGAGGGCGTGGCCGCAACCGCGGCGGCCGTCATCAACGCCGGAGCGACCAGCAAGCGCGTGATGTGGCAGGGCATCGGCCACGGCGCCGCGGTGTACTCGTCGTGCGCTCTGCCGCCGCTGATCGGCTACCTCGACAGCGGCAAGCTGCCCGAGACCGACGTCTACTGCCCCGCCTGA
- the hemE gene encoding uroporphyrinogen decarboxylase, with protein sequence MSARRELPDSPYLTAIAGRKPSRVPVWFMRQAGRSLPEYRELRAHHKMLDACFDSELVCEITLQPVRRHRVDAAILFSDIVVPLRGAGVDLDIVPDVGPVIAEPVRTAADVAALRPLDPEQVTAVAEAVSLLVAALEDVPLIGFAGAPFTLASYLVEGGPSRTHARTKAMMLADPDSWHELMTRLTDLTIAFLTVQLDHGVDAIQLFDSWAGALCLADYRRFVAPHSARVFATLAHRQVPMTHFGVQTGELLGAMADVMRPAPATMVGVDWRTSLTDAAARVGAGIALQGNLDPAVLLAGWPVVERAARAVIDDGRCAVDAGAAGHVFNLGHGVLPQSDPEILTDLVSLVHSL encoded by the coding sequence ATGAGTGCCCGTCGTGAATTGCCTGATTCCCCGTACCTGACCGCCATTGCCGGCCGGAAACCCAGTCGGGTCCCGGTCTGGTTCATGCGCCAGGCCGGGCGTTCCCTGCCCGAATACCGTGAGCTGCGCGCTCACCACAAGATGCTGGACGCCTGCTTCGACTCCGAACTGGTCTGTGAAATCACGCTGCAGCCGGTACGCCGCCACCGGGTCGACGCAGCGATCCTGTTCTCCGACATCGTGGTGCCGTTGCGCGGCGCCGGGGTCGATCTGGACATCGTTCCCGACGTCGGGCCGGTGATCGCTGAACCCGTGCGCACCGCGGCCGACGTCGCCGCTCTGCGGCCGCTCGACCCAGAGCAGGTGACCGCCGTCGCCGAGGCGGTATCGCTGCTGGTGGCGGCGCTTGAAGACGTGCCGCTGATCGGTTTTGCCGGGGCGCCGTTCACGCTGGCCTCCTACCTAGTTGAGGGCGGGCCCAGCCGGACCCACGCCCGCACCAAGGCGATGATGCTGGCCGATCCCGACAGCTGGCATGAGCTGATGACCCGCCTCACCGACCTGACTATCGCCTTTCTGACCGTGCAACTCGACCACGGTGTGGACGCCATCCAATTGTTCGACTCCTGGGCCGGCGCGCTGTGCCTGGCCGATTACCGGCGGTTCGTGGCGCCGCACAGTGCCCGGGTGTTTGCCACGCTCGCACACCGGCAGGTGCCGATGACGCACTTTGGGGTGCAGACCGGCGAGCTGCTGGGAGCCATGGCCGACGTCATGCGCCCCGCCCCGGCAACGATGGTCGGCGTGGACTGGCGCACTTCCCTGACCGATGCCGCCGCCCGCGTCGGCGCCGGTATCGCCCTGCAGGGCAACCTGGATCCGGCGGTCTTGCTGGCGGGCTGGCCGGTGGTTGAGCGCGCCGCCCGAGCCGTGATCGACGACGGCCGCTGCGCTGTCGACGCCGGGGCCGCGGGGCACGTGTTCAACCTCGGGCACGGCGTGCTGCCGCAGTCAGACCCCGAGATTCTGACCGACCTGGTATCGCTGGTCCATTCATTGTGA
- the aftC gene encoding arabinofuranan 3-O-arabinosyltransferase, giving the protein MHRAGTALLAAFRPPTSPPSTATVLRSVLWPVAIMSLIHRAIILPLNGNITDDFKPVYRAVLNFRQGLDIYNEHFDYVDPHYLYSPGGTLLMSPFGYLPETLSRYTFIATNTIAIVLAAYLLLRMFGFGLSSVAAPALLAAMFLTESVSSTLVFTNINGVILLAEVLFLRWLLDGRASRQWWAGLAIGLTVVVKPVLIPLLLLPLLNRQWRPLIGAIAMPALFNVVAFPLASDPTSYFTHTVPYIMGTRDYFNSSILGNGVFFGLPSGLILFLRVLFTALAAVSLWLLYRYYRTRDTRFWLLTSSGVLLTASFLVLSLGQGYYSIVLFPFLMTVVLPNSVLRNWPAWLGVYGFMTLDKWLIFRWMNIGRPLDYLKITYGWSLLLIVVCTVLCYRYLDAREQGRLADGIDPAWLAAESTRKVNVEV; this is encoded by the coding sequence ATGCACCGGGCGGGCACCGCCCTGCTGGCCGCGTTCCGGCCCCCCACGTCCCCGCCCAGCACCGCGACGGTCCTGCGTTCGGTGCTGTGGCCGGTGGCAATCATGTCGTTGATCCACCGCGCCATCATTCTGCCGTTGAACGGCAACATCACCGACGACTTCAAGCCGGTGTACCGGGCGGTGCTGAACTTCCGCCAGGGCCTCGACATCTACAACGAGCACTTCGACTACGTCGACCCGCACTATCTGTACTCCCCCGGCGGCACCCTGCTGATGTCGCCGTTCGGGTATCTGCCCGAGACCCTGTCGCGGTACACATTCATCGCCACCAACACGATCGCGATCGTGCTCGCCGCCTACCTGCTGCTGCGGATGTTCGGATTCGGGCTGAGCTCGGTCGCGGCGCCCGCCCTGCTTGCTGCGATGTTCCTCACCGAAAGCGTGAGCAGCACACTGGTGTTCACCAACATCAACGGCGTGATCCTGCTGGCCGAGGTACTGTTCCTACGCTGGTTGCTCGACGGCCGGGCGAGTCGCCAGTGGTGGGCCGGGCTAGCGATCGGGCTGACAGTAGTGGTCAAGCCCGTCCTGATTCCGCTGCTGCTGCTGCCACTGCTGAACCGGCAGTGGCGACCTCTCATCGGGGCGATCGCGATGCCGGCACTGTTCAACGTGGTGGCGTTCCCGCTGGCCAGCGACCCGACCAGCTACTTCACCCACACCGTTCCTTACATCATGGGAACGCGCGACTACTTCAACTCCTCGATCCTGGGCAATGGCGTGTTCTTCGGGCTGCCGTCGGGTCTCATTCTGTTCCTGCGGGTGTTGTTCACCGCCCTGGCCGCCGTCAGCCTGTGGCTGCTCTATCGCTACTACCGCACCCGCGACACCCGGTTCTGGCTGCTGACGTCCTCGGGTGTGCTGCTGACGGCGTCGTTCCTGGTCCTGTCACTGGGCCAGGGCTACTACTCGATCGTGTTGTTCCCGTTCCTGATGACGGTAGTGCTGCCCAACTCGGTGCTGCGCAACTGGCCGGCGTGGTTGGGTGTCTACGGCTTCATGACGCTGGACAAGTGGCTGATCTTCCGCTGGATGAATATCGGGCGGCCACTGGACTACCTCAAGATCACCTACGGCTGGTCACTGCTGCTGATCGTCGTCTGCACGGTGTTGTGCTACCGCTACCTGGACGCCCGCGAACAGGGTCGCCTGGCTGATGGAATCGATCCGGCATGGCTGGCCGCCGAGTCGACGCGGAAGGTTAACGTGGAGGTATGA
- a CDS encoding PACE efflux transporter: protein MSPAFRRVVYVISYELVAIVLTTVGLAVLGFGGTSSGAVAVTASTVAVVWNYLWTTAFEAWERRQESPTRTVARRVAHAVGFEGGLVVLLLPIVAAILKVSLLQALSLELGLLVFFLVYTFAFAWLFDTVWPPIGTGR from the coding sequence GTGTCACCAGCTTTTCGCCGGGTCGTCTACGTCATCAGCTACGAGCTCGTCGCTATCGTCCTGACCACAGTGGGCCTGGCGGTCCTAGGCTTCGGCGGCACCAGTTCTGGCGCCGTGGCGGTGACGGCGTCGACAGTCGCGGTGGTGTGGAACTACCTCTGGACCACCGCGTTCGAAGCATGGGAGCGCCGACAGGAATCCCCGACCCGTACGGTGGCGCGCCGGGTCGCACACGCGGTCGGATTCGAAGGCGGCCTGGTGGTGCTGCTGTTGCCGATCGTGGCCGCGATCTTGAAGGTGTCTCTGCTGCAGGCGTTGAGCCTTGAGTTGGGCCTGCTGGTCTTCTTCTTGGTGTACACGTTCGCGTTCGCGTGGTTGTTCGACACGGTCTGGCCGCCCATTGGAACGGGACGCTAG